The following is a genomic window from Candidatus Neomarinimicrobiota bacterium.
ATTCGTGTGGTCGTATTCCCGATCCCTACGGCCAATTTTCCAGCCCTCAACGGTATCGGGTAATAAACCGACGATATTTGAACTCCCTTTCTCCATACTACAGGCTCCCATAGTTAAAATAAAGATCGCAGCGTAAAGATATAGGTAATTATTCATAAGGTTACTCAGCCATAATTTGGCTTTATTCGTGGGGAAAGCCATCTAATCTCTTTCGTTATTCGCTGACCAGCCCGATAATTGTACGTCGTCAGAACCTTTTGGGGGCTCAGGGCTAAAACTAAGGGGATCAGGTTGTATTTCCAATATCCCGTTTCCGCTTTATCCGGAGCTTACTCTGCCTGACCAGCGCTCGCTGATCCTAGCTCTGATGCCTCAGGCAAAGCGGTCTCTTTGGCGAAACTCAAATTTTGCCGATCACGGCCCATTTCCTGGATACCTGTGAATTGACCTGCTCAATCGGATTGCCGTGACCTATAGTGACCGCAAACATGTGCCTGAGATTTATGATGATCTCATCTTATTTGATTTTCTAATTAGTTCAAAAATATTATATTACCAAACAGGGGACTAAAATACATAACTGAGTCATCTTGTCCAGAGCATCGCAATACTATTTGAAGAGTTACAGGTAGCTACCATGAATGATCAACGCAAGACGAAATCCCAACTGATCGCAGAATTGGAGCAGACGCGCCACCGCTTGGCCGAACTGGAGCGAATTAAAATTGAGCACCGGCAAAAAGCTAAGGCGCTGCAAGAAAGCTTCTCGAAATACAAGGCGGTGGCAGAGGCTATACCAAATATGATATTTCGCCTGGATAAAGAGGGCACTTTCCTTGAATATGTACCAGCCAAAGGACTGGACCCATACGCCCCGCCCGCGGAATTTATTGGCAAAAATATTCGCAACGTGCTGCCAGAAGAAATGGCCAGTCAATCCATAAAGATCCTACAGGAGACTCTATCAACCAGGGAAGCTCACGTTTTTGAGTATCCGCTTAAAATAGGGGATGAGACGCGCTATTACGAGGCTCGCCACGTAATATATGGTGAAGATGAAATTCTTGGTATTGTGCGGGATATCACCGAGCGCAAGCAGTCGGAAGAAACGCTGCGGGTAACAGATTGGGAACTCAGCATCAGGAACGAAATCGCCAATATCTTCTTAACCACCGCCGACGACATGATGTATGGCGAGGTGCTGGAGTGTGTTCTCAAGGCTCTTGAAAGCAAGTATGGTGTTTTTGGATATATTGACAGTGATGGCGCTATAGTTTACCCATCTATGACCAGGGATATCTGGGATCAGTGCCAGATTCCGGATAAATCGATCGTATTCCCGCGCGAGTCTTGGGGTGGTATCTGGGGCCGGGCCCTCACGGAAAAGCGGACATTGTATTCAAATAAGCCCTTCAAAGTACCCGAAGGGCACATTGCTATCGATAGAGCTATAGATGTACCTATTATCCACAAAGGAGACGTAATTGGGAACCTCATGGTCGGCAACAAAGCGACGGACTACGATGATAAAGATGTAGAAATGCTGGAAACCATCGCCAATTATATCGCGCCGGTCCTGAGTGCGAGGCTGCAGCGAGATCGCCATGAGGAAGAACGAAAACGCGCTGAGGCCGAGCGGGAAGCTTCAATCGCGGAATTGGAAGCCAAAAACACCGAGCTGGAGCGCTTTACCTATACTATATCCCACGATCTGAGAAGTCCCCTTGTCACTATCAAGGGATTCCTCGATTTTTTAGAAGAGGATGCAGCTAAGGGGAATATAGAAGAGGTTAAGGAAGACATTATGCATATAGCCACCGCAGCCGACAAGATGAATTCACTCCTGACTGAGTTGCTGGAGTTATCTCGCATCGGACGTTTTATTGGCTTTCCGGAAGAATTTTCCTTTGGTGAGCTGGCCCAGGAAGTGGTGAAACTGTTGGCCGGCCTGATCGTGAAACGGGGAGTACAGACAGAGATTGCCCCTGACTTGCCCGTGATTTATGCTGACCGGACCAGGATTTTCCAGGTGCTGAAGAACCTGGTCGAAAACGCCGTGATGTTCATGGGTGACCAGCCCCAGCCGGTCGTTGAAATAGGATGCCGAAAAGAAGCAGAAGGGCAAGTCTTCTTCGTACGGGATAACGGCATTGGAATTGACCCCAGCAACCACGAAAGGGTGTTTGATCTTTTTTATAAACTAGATACTAAGAGCGAGGGCACTGGGCTGGGCTTATACTTAGCCAAACGGATCGTAGAGGTCCATGGGGGCCATATCTGGGTAGAGTCTGAAGGTCTGGGACGCGGCTCAACCTTCTGTTTTACCATCCCGTCACCACCAGCAACGACAAACCGATGGGGAGAAAAGAGCCAAGATTAATACCGAGTTTCTTAATCCTTGGTAGCAATCCAGGTGGGAAGTGGAGGATTTTGTCTGGTGAACGCTGACGGATTTCCCGCCATGGGCGGGACTAATCCCGCCGGAGGCGGGGCGAACCACCGACCTTCCCGACATAAAATGTCGGGACGCTCCGACTACACTAGAGCACTATGTCGACGGAGATATGCGATCACCAAGTCTGAGCGCTTCATGCGCTTTAATTTGGCCTCAAGTTTCATCGCTTCTGAACGCGATTCACGCGGCAATCTTCCAACCAACTCCCATGGCTCGCGTTGCTTCGTAGCAACGGACTTATCTGTATTGTGCTCGGTGGTCCTGCGATCCAGGTTATCGGTGTGTCCTATATACGTCCTGCCCGTGGGGTGACTTCTTAAAACGTATACAAAAAACATCGCGTGGACGCTGCGTGATTCGAACACGCGACCTCCGCCTTGTAAGGGCGGCGCTCTGAACCAGCTGAGCTAAGCGTCCCTATTAAAGCGAAACCCTACTCGACAACAACTCCTTCCGAAATGACATCCTCTATGGTACCGCGTTCTTCCTCTTCATTGGCTTTTTCTTTGATCTCCTCTTCGGGCGGTCCGGTTACGGGCGGTACCACGGCCTCTCGTTCTAGAGCCAAATTAAGGACCTGGGACATTTGCTTGACAAAGGAAAACTTTAGGTCTTTCAGAACCTTGGCGGGGACATCCTCCATGTCCTTCTTATTCTCGAACGGAAGGATCACGTGTTTCAGTCTCGCCCGGTGAGCTGCGGTGACCTTCTCCTTAATGCCACCGATGGGCAGCACATTCCCGCGCAGCGTGATCTCGCCGGTCAGGGCAACACCCTCCTTCAGAGGCCGTCCACTGAGCAGCGAGACAATGGCGGTCAGCATCCCTACACCTGCTGAAGGACCATCTTTAGGAATCGAACCGGCCGGGACATGGACGTGCACATCCCAGCTCTTATAGAAATTGGGATCGATTCCGAACGTGTTTGCGTGAGCCCGGACGTAGCTCCAGGCCGCTCGAGCGGATTCTTTCATCACATCGCCCAACTGGCCGGTAAGTGTAAGTTGACCGCGCCCGGGCATCCGCGAGGCCTCGATAAACAGGATATCACCCCCGGCAGCCGTCCACGCTAGGCCAATGACTATTCCAGGTTCATTAACCCGTTCGGCAACCTCGGCATGGAAGGTCTTCGGTCCCAGGTAGTGAACGGCGTTCCGACTGGTAATTTTGACCTGCGTAGATCCCTTACCCTCGACTAGCTCGGTAGCCCGCTTACGGCAAATATTGGCGATCTCACGTTCCAGGTTGCGAACACCGGCCTCCCGGGTGTAGGAATGTATCAGCTCTTTCAAGCCACTCTCCGCAAAAACAAGCTGAGAGGGATTGAGCGCATTCTCCTTGACCTGTTTGGGAACCAGGAAGTTCTTGGCAATATTTATTTTCTCATCATCAATATAGCCGGTAAAGTCCAGGATTTCCATGCGGTCACGCAGGGGACCGGGGATCTGATCCTTCCGGTTGGCGGTGGTGATAAACATGACCTTCGAGAGGTCGTAGTCCACCTCCAGATAATGATCGTTAAAGGAGAAATTCTGTTCCGGATCAAGCACTTCCAGCAAGGCGGAACTGGGATCACCACGAAAGTCCATACCCAACTTGTCGATTTCATCCAGCATGAAAACCGGATTATTGGTACCAGCCTTCTTCATGCCCTGGATAATCCGGCCGGGAAGGGCTCCGATGTAGGTTCGTCGGTGGCCCCGGATTTCGGCCTCGTCGCGGACACCGCCTAGAGACATACGCACAAATTTCCGGCCCATCGCCCGTGCAATCGACCGCCCAATTGAGGTCTTACCTGTCCCGGGAGGCCCGGCAAAACATAGAATGGGGCCTTTGAGCTTGCCATCACCAGATTGCTGCTCTTTGAGGTTTCGAACCGCCAGATACTCGATGATGCGCTCCTTGGCCTTCTCCAGACCATAATGATCTTCGTCCAGTATCGTGCGGGCGTTCACCACATCATTATTATCCTCGGTAGACTTACTCCACGGCAAGTCGGAAAGCCAGTCGATATAGGTGCGGGCTACCGTATACTCCGGCGACTGGGGCGGGATCCGGCTCAGACGCTCCAGCTCCTTCAGGGCCACCTTTTCCGCCTCCTCGGACATCTGGGCAGACTTGATCTTATCTTCTATCTCCTTCTGATCAACAGTCTGCTCATCCTCACCCAGCTCGCGGCGGATGGCCTTCATCTGCTCCCGGAGATAGTACTCCCGCTGAGTCTTGGAAATCTCATCCTGGACTTCAGATTGAATTTTCTCTCCCAGCTCGGTGCGCTGAATCTCACGGTTGATGATGACCGTGGCCTTTTCCAGCCGATATTTGACATTCATCTCCTCCAGGATCTCCTGCTTTTCCTGGTTGGGAATGTTCATCATGGAGATGGCCCGGTCCGCCACCCGCCCGGCGTCTTGGATGTTGGATAATACGCTGGCCTGTTCGTCAGTGAGATAGGGAACCACCTCAATTAGGCGGTGGTAAATCTGTCGCAGATTTGTGACCATGGCGCCCACCTCCAGGCTGTCGTCCTGGCGCTCCTCGATGCGCTCAACCATCGCTCTGAAGTAGGGCCCGGAGGTGATATATCTATTGATTTGGACACGGGCAATCCCCTGAACAATAGCCGACTTGGAATTGTCGGGCATATCGAAGATCTTCATGACCACTGCCAAAGTGCCCCAGCTATAAAGGTCCTCTTCCGTTGGGACTTCAATGGTTCCGTCCCGCTGGGCAACCACAACCAGCATCTTGCGACCCGCAGGCAGGTCATTAATCAACTTCAGGGATTGCTCGCGACCGATGTAAATGGGAATGATCTGCTGCGGAAATAAAACGGTATTGCGCAGAGGCATGACCGGGAA
Proteins encoded in this region:
- a CDS encoding ATP-binding protein; translated protein: MNDQRKTKSQLIAELEQTRHRLAELERIKIEHRQKAKALQESFSKYKAVAEAIPNMIFRLDKEGTFLEYVPAKGLDPYAPPAEFIGKNIRNVLPEEMASQSIKILQETLSTREAHVFEYPLKIGDETRYYEARHVIYGEDEILGIVRDITERKQSEETLRVTDWELSIRNEIANIFLTTADDMMYGEVLECVLKALESKYGVFGYIDSDGAIVYPSMTRDIWDQCQIPDKSIVFPRESWGGIWGRALTEKRTLYSNKPFKVPEGHIAIDRAIDVPIIHKGDVIGNLMVGNKATDYDDKDVEMLETIANYIAPVLSARLQRDRHEEERKRAEAEREASIAELEAKNTELERFTYTISHDLRSPLVTIKGFLDFLEEDAAKGNIEEVKEDIMHIATAADKMNSLLTELLELSRIGRFIGFPEEFSFGELAQEVVKLLAGLIVKRGVQTEIAPDLPVIYADRTRIFQVLKNLVENAVMFMGDQPQPVVEIGCRKEAEGQVFFVRDNGIGIDPSNHERVFDLFYKLDTKSEGTGLGLYLAKRIVEVHGGHIWVESEGLGRGSTFCFTIPSPPATTNRWGEKSQD
- the lon gene encoding endopeptidase La is translated as MSKVDESEKQEQQEQAEIEPREPLGEEEFPVMPLRNTVLFPQQIIPIYIGREQSLKLINDLPAGRKMLVVVAQRDGTIEVPTEEDLYSWGTLAVVMKIFDMPDNSKSAIVQGIARVQINRYITSGPYFRAMVERIEERQDDSLEVGAMVTNLRQIYHRLIEVVPYLTDEQASVLSNIQDAGRVADRAISMMNIPNQEKQEILEEMNVKYRLEKATVIINREIQRTELGEKIQSEVQDEISKTQREYYLREQMKAIRRELGEDEQTVDQKEIEDKIKSAQMSEEAEKVALKELERLSRIPPQSPEYTVARTYIDWLSDLPWSKSTEDNNDVVNARTILDEDHYGLEKAKERIIEYLAVRNLKEQQSGDGKLKGPILCFAGPPGTGKTSIGRSIARAMGRKFVRMSLGGVRDEAEIRGHRRTYIGALPGRIIQGMKKAGTNNPVFMLDEIDKLGMDFRGDPSSALLEVLDPEQNFSFNDHYLEVDYDLSKVMFITTANRKDQIPGPLRDRMEILDFTGYIDDEKINIAKNFLVPKQVKENALNPSQLVFAESGLKELIHSYTREAGVRNLEREIANICRKRATELVEGKGSTQVKITSRNAVHYLGPKTFHAEVAERVNEPGIVIGLAWTAAGGDILFIEASRMPGRGQLTLTGQLGDVMKESARAAWSYVRAHANTFGIDPNFYKSWDVHVHVPAGSIPKDGPSAGVGMLTAIVSLLSGRPLKEGVALTGEITLRGNVLPIGGIKEKVTAAHRARLKHVILPFENKKDMEDVPAKVLKDLKFSFVKQMSQVLNLALEREAVVPPVTGPPEEEIKEKANEEEERGTIEDVISEGVVVE
- a CDS encoding GIY-YIG nuclease family protein, which gives rise to MFFVYVLRSHPTGRTYIGHTDNLDRRTTEHNTDKSVATKQREPWELVGRLPRESRSEAMKLEAKLKRMKRSDLVIAYLRRHSALV